The Schistocerca americana isolate TAMUIC-IGC-003095 chromosome 5, iqSchAmer2.1, whole genome shotgun sequence genome includes a window with the following:
- the LOC124616451 gene encoding ejaculatory bulb-specific protein 3-like yields MESCLFPVVLLVSLTFVCAYNNKYDNFDVEQVLNNDRLLRRYHECLVSNSDVSCTAEGKQLKRTLPEALKTDCRQCSETQKAQAEKVIKFLIHKKPDLWKSLESKYDPSGTYRRRHNAELKRLSA; encoded by the exons ATGGAGAGCTGTCTCTTTCCTGTGGTACTGCTGGTCTCGCTGACCTTTGTCTGTGCCTACAACAACAAATATGACAACTTCGACGTGGAGCAGGTGCTGAATAACGATCGCCTGCTCAGAAGATACCACGAGTGCCTCGTCTCAAATTCCGATGTCTCCTGCACTGCCGAGGGCAAACAACTCAAAC GTACTTTACCAGAAGCTCTGAAGACAGACTGCCGCCAGTGTAGTGAGACACAGAAAGCTCAGGCTGAGAAGGTGATCAAGTTTCTCATCCACAAGAAGCCAGACTTGTGGAAGTCGCTGGAGAGCAAGTACGATCCATCTGGCACTTACAGGCGAAGGCACAACGCGGAACTGAAGAGGCTCTCTGCTTGA